A window of the Cystobacter fuscus genome harbors these coding sequences:
- a CDS encoding DUF503 domain-containing protein, with product MFVGVARLTLQIPESGSLKAKRQVLRRVTDRLKARFNVAVAEVDDQDLWQKATLGLTVVGNDRRHVDEQMEKVIHFVEEMYVAPLISRQTEIMGFGDTLYTPTRSASAARDEEAEEAGGFDGDGDEAGPEADLEELIAGMGRGDRSMAEAEGMVDWERRPGKREGGQPSVTPERRGSLSEDEVRARARSLRNPREWEKK from the coding sequence ATGTTCGTGGGTGTCGCGCGGTTGACCCTCCAGATTCCGGAAAGTGGCTCCCTCAAGGCCAAACGACAGGTCCTCCGCCGGGTAACGGATCGCTTGAAGGCCCGCTTCAACGTGGCCGTGGCCGAGGTGGATGATCAGGATTTGTGGCAGAAGGCCACGCTCGGGCTGACGGTGGTGGGCAACGACCGTCGCCACGTCGACGAGCAGATGGAGAAGGTCATCCACTTCGTCGAGGAAATGTACGTCGCTCCCCTCATCTCCCGTCAGACGGAGATCATGGGCTTTGGCGACACGCTCTACACCCCCACGCGCTCCGCGTCCGCCGCACGGGACGAGGAGGCCGAGGAGGCGGGCGGGTTCGACGGGGATGGAGACGAGGCGGGGCCAGAGGCGGACCTGGAGGAACTCATCGCCGGCATGGGCCGGGGAGACCGCTCCATGGCCGAAGCCGAGGGCATGGTGGACTGGGAGCGTCGGCCCGGTAAACGGGAGGGCGGACAGCCGAGCGTCACCCCGGAACGGCGGGGCTCGCTGTCCGAGGACGAGGTCCGGGCGCGTGCCCGGAGCCTGCGCAATCCGAGGGAGTGGGAGAAGAAATGA
- the nusA gene encoding transcription termination factor NusA, with amino-acid sequence MPTPANPTINLNLVLDQVAKDKGIERSVLISTLEDAMTTAAKKHFGQERNLEAKYDAEKGVVELFQAITVVEIITDPIQAVNQIPLDEAHKKGMEVEPGDELVFQIFYRDEDAEEAKAQDNQYGDILRLKTFRRGFGRIAAQTAKQVILQRTRDAERENVFNEYKDRKNEIVTGIARRFERGNIIVDLGRAEAVLPVREQVPRETYRAGDRVQAYVLDVLRESKGPQIVLSRASVNLLTKLFEMEVPEIAEGIVVIEAAAREPGGRAKIAVSSRDADVDPVGACVGMKGSRVQAVVQELRGEKIDIVPFDEDPARFVCSALAPAEVSRVIIDEANHAMELIVPDDQLSLAIGRRGQNVRLAAQLTGWKLDINSESRVREMREFANRSLGALPGVNEMLVETLYAHGFRQAKDIAEANAEVLSQIPGVDPSRVPAMQEEARKQMGLDAAELSRMEREREQARQAEARRHPDELSQTERMARVRGMGEKAIEQLVLAGYKSVEDIANEKDLARLGDVPGVGIKKARQLKSAAENYLVEEARLRAELNAERGSSASSPSAEPAGA; translated from the coding sequence ATGCCCACGCCAGCCAATCCCACCATCAACCTCAACCTCGTCCTGGACCAGGTGGCCAAGGACAAGGGCATCGAGCGGAGCGTGCTGATCTCCACGCTCGAGGACGCGATGACGACCGCGGCCAAGAAGCACTTCGGCCAGGAGCGCAACCTCGAGGCCAAGTACGACGCCGAGAAGGGCGTGGTGGAGCTCTTCCAGGCCATCACCGTGGTGGAGATCATCACCGATCCCATCCAGGCGGTGAACCAGATTCCCCTCGACGAGGCCCACAAGAAGGGCATGGAAGTGGAGCCGGGCGACGAGCTCGTGTTCCAGATCTTCTACCGGGACGAGGACGCCGAGGAGGCCAAGGCCCAGGACAACCAGTACGGGGACATCCTGCGGCTCAAGACGTTCCGGCGCGGCTTCGGGCGCATCGCGGCCCAGACGGCCAAGCAGGTCATCCTGCAGCGCACCCGCGACGCCGAGCGCGAGAACGTCTTCAACGAGTACAAGGACCGCAAGAACGAGATCGTCACCGGCATCGCCCGGCGCTTCGAGCGCGGCAACATCATCGTGGACCTGGGCCGCGCCGAGGCGGTGCTGCCGGTGCGCGAGCAGGTGCCGCGCGAGACGTACCGCGCGGGTGACCGCGTCCAGGCGTACGTGCTCGACGTGCTGCGCGAGTCCAAGGGCCCGCAGATCGTCCTCAGCCGCGCCTCGGTCAACCTGCTCACCAAGCTCTTCGAGATGGAGGTGCCGGAGATCGCCGAGGGCATCGTGGTCATCGAGGCGGCGGCGCGCGAGCCGGGCGGGCGGGCGAAGATCGCCGTGTCCAGCCGCGACGCGGACGTGGATCCGGTGGGCGCGTGCGTGGGCATGAAGGGCAGCCGCGTGCAGGCGGTGGTGCAGGAGCTGCGCGGGGAGAAGATCGACATCGTCCCCTTCGACGAGGACCCCGCGCGCTTCGTGTGCTCGGCGCTCGCCCCCGCCGAGGTCAGCCGCGTCATCATCGACGAGGCCAACCACGCCATGGAGCTCATCGTGCCGGACGACCAGCTGTCGCTGGCCATCGGCCGCCGGGGCCAGAACGTGCGCCTGGCCGCGCAGCTCACCGGCTGGAAGCTGGACATCAACAGCGAGAGCCGCGTGCGCGAGATGCGCGAGTTCGCCAACCGCTCCCTGGGCGCGCTGCCCGGCGTCAACGAGATGCTGGTGGAGACGCTCTACGCCCACGGCTTCCGTCAGGCCAAGGACATCGCCGAGGCCAATGCGGAGGTGCTGTCGCAGATTCCGGGCGTGGATCCCTCGCGCGTGCCGGCCATGCAGGAGGAGGCGCGCAAGCAGATGGGGCTGGACGCCGCGGAGCTCTCCCGCATGGAGCGCGAGCGCGAGCAGGCCCGCCAGGCCGAGGCGCGCCGTCATCCGGACGAGCTCAGTCAGACCGAGCGCATGGCGCGTGTCAGGGGCATGGGCGAGAAGGCCATCGAGCAGCTGGTGCTGGCCGGGTACAAGTCGGTGGAGGACATCGCCAACGAGAAGGACCTGGCCCGGCTGGGGGACGTGCCGGGGGTGGGCATCAAGAAGGCCCGCCAGCTCAAGAGCGCGGCGGAGAACTATCTGGTGGAGGAAGCCCGGCTCCGGGCGGAACTCAACGCGGAACGGGGCTCGTCCGCCTCCTCGCCTTCCGCCGAGCCGGCGGGCGCTTAG
- the rbfA gene encoding 30S ribosome-binding factor RbfA has protein sequence MSTSNRPERVGQEIQAAMGRMLTRGELKDPRIGYITITGVKVSPDLKTARIYYSMMGSEQERKETHKGLEAAKGFIRRQITEAVNMRVSPEVFFTFDESLERGDRIERLLREMKEKEGG, from the coding sequence ATGAGTACGAGCAATCGGCCGGAGCGCGTGGGACAGGAGATCCAGGCCGCCATGGGGAGGATGCTCACCCGGGGCGAGCTGAAGGATCCGCGCATTGGCTACATCACCATCACCGGCGTCAAGGTGTCGCCGGACCTGAAGACCGCGCGCATCTACTACTCGATGATGGGCAGCGAGCAGGAGCGCAAGGAGACCCACAAGGGGCTCGAGGCGGCCAAGGGCTTCATCCGCCGGCAGATCACCGAGGCGGTGAACATGCGGGTGTCGCCCGAAGTATTCTTCACCTTCGACGAGTCGTTGGAGCGGGGTGACCGCATCGAGCGGCTGCTGCGCGAGATGAAGGAGAAGGAAGGTGGGTAG
- a CDS encoding YlxR family protein, whose protein sequence is MAEGMRLKARSSTNSREELPVGAGPVRSCIGCGARRGQEELIRLGVGPEGGVVVDGRRKLPGRGAYLCGVGCLAAAVKRKAFGRAFRGKAGPVDPSLLGQALESVSGRGGATGGSGR, encoded by the coding sequence ATGGCTGAGGGGATGCGCCTGAAAGCCCGCTCCAGTACTAATAGTAGAGAAGAGTTGCCGGTGGGGGCCGGACCGGTGCGAAGCTGCATCGGGTGCGGCGCGAGGCGTGGCCAGGAGGAACTCATCCGATTGGGGGTGGGGCCTGAAGGGGGCGTGGTGGTGGATGGGCGGAGGAAGCTCCCTGGACGGGGGGCCTATCTTTGTGGGGTGGGGTGCCTGGCGGCGGCGGTGAAGCGGAAGGCCTTCGGTAGGGCCTTCCGGGGAAAGGCGGGTCCGGTCGACCCGTCGCTCCTGGGACAGGCGCTGGAGTCGGTCTCGGGCCGGGGTGGAGCGACCGGAGGGAGTGGGCGTTAG
- the infB gene encoding translation initiation factor IF-2, translated as MSKKRVHEIAKELKDHGVELDNKEVVTELVALGYDVKSHSSSLEDDQATSAVQRILDKRKPKQAAAPVAAKGFVVRRKAPSNAPSAEQPDEAPASAAPTASVDLPREVTEPAATEAAAAVVVAPPEPPRAEAPPIAAPVAESPAAPAPAVTAPVSAAPEAPAPVAAPPPPPPAPVAEAPRAEAAAPAPAEAPRVETPAPVAAATPSTPAAPQPPVAAAEAPRAVEPPRAPTPAPAASRPASSFKESPHLPTRPPPSAVPPAVRTPSHPSSGPQRSSSSGGPGMSGSGRPGGPGGQGGRPGGPGGQGGRPGGPGGQGGRPGGPGGQGGRPGGPGQYQRGGPSQYQRSGPSSAPVRPSSPGTPVGAQGAPPAGGATPASPTHMVGGVPHQQVAQDPRSLRPTATQAVVISRPLIQVRRVTPTTSAGRQYPMAPGKSAIGEKREYKVVPDHLGRGRELVDVSKNKEKEKAGGRGKKGAPGTEGGISKQEMTDLVWGRVTIPVRGKKKKPTKKGAKTQITQMAEEKKVIKIQEGISVSDLGQRMGVRTNELIKKLMGLGKMATANQVIDAETTELLATDYGWRVEKAGFEVEDFLPEVQVRPEDERPRPPVVTVMGHVDHGKTSLLDAIRAANVAAGEAGGITQHIGAYSVKTSRGDITFLDTPGHEAFTAMRARGANVTDIVVLVVAADDGVMPQTIESIKQAKAAEVPIVVAINKMDVPGANPDRVKKDLANHELTPEEWGGETIMVPVSAKQKMGIDLLLENIALQAEVLELTSNPSRPAVGAIIEAKLEKGRGPVATVLVQEGTLKVGDAVVTGTHFGRVRAMNNSRGEAVKEVLPGYSAEVIGLSGVPTAGETLNAVADEKAAKEIATHRAMKGREAELGKANTRETLEQLFAKTKAGGGPKELRLVIKADVQGSAEAVKEAVQKLSTHKVRVEIIHAGVGAMTEGDVMRAAASKGMVVGFNVKPESGTEAAAKAQEVTLETYGIIYELIDGVRKSMEDLLEPIRTERKLGRAEVRNTFNVPKLGTIAGAAVLDGVMKRGAFIRLLRDSKQMYSGKMASLRRFKDDVKEVAQGFECGIGIENYSDLKPGDIIEAYEIEETRPSLS; from the coding sequence ATGTCGAAGAAGCGAGTTCACGAGATTGCCAAGGAGCTCAAGGACCACGGGGTCGAGCTCGACAACAAAGAGGTCGTGACCGAGCTCGTCGCGCTCGGCTACGACGTCAAGAGCCACTCGTCCTCGCTCGAGGACGATCAGGCCACCTCCGCCGTGCAGCGGATCCTCGACAAGCGCAAGCCGAAGCAGGCCGCCGCGCCCGTGGCGGCCAAGGGCTTCGTGGTGCGCCGCAAGGCCCCGTCGAACGCGCCCTCCGCCGAGCAGCCCGACGAGGCACCCGCCTCCGCGGCTCCGACCGCTTCCGTCGACCTGCCGCGTGAGGTCACCGAGCCGGCCGCCACCGAGGCCGCCGCCGCCGTGGTGGTCGCGCCTCCCGAGCCCCCTCGCGCCGAGGCCCCGCCCATCGCCGCCCCCGTGGCGGAGAGCCCGGCCGCGCCCGCTCCGGCCGTGACCGCGCCGGTGTCGGCCGCCCCGGAGGCTCCCGCCCCGGTGGCCGCGCCGCCGCCTCCTCCGCCTGCTCCTGTCGCCGAGGCCCCCCGGGCCGAGGCCGCCGCCCCGGCTCCCGCCGAGGCGCCCCGCGTCGAGACGCCGGCCCCCGTGGCGGCCGCGACGCCTTCCACCCCTGCTGCCCCGCAGCCTCCCGTCGCCGCCGCCGAGGCGCCCCGGGCGGTGGAGCCCCCTCGGGCTCCGACCCCAGCCCCCGCCGCCTCGCGGCCGGCATCCTCTTTCAAGGAGTCACCCCACTTGCCTACCCGTCCGCCGCCTTCGGCGGTTCCGCCCGCTGTCCGGACGCCTTCGCATCCCTCTTCTGGACCCCAGCGGTCCTCTTCCTCGGGAGGACCCGGCATGTCGGGCTCTGGCCGTCCGGGTGGACCCGGTGGTCAGGGTGGCCGTCCGGGTGGACCCGGTGGTCAGGGTGGTCGTCCGGGTGGACCCGGTGGTCAGGGTGGCCGTCCGGGTGGACCCGGTGGTCAGGGTGGCCGTCCGGGTGGCCCTGGCCAGTACCAGCGCGGTGGGCCGAGCCAGTACCAGCGCAGTGGCCCGTCCTCGGCGCCGGTGCGTCCTTCGTCTCCGGGCACTCCGGTGGGCGCCCAGGGGGCTCCTCCCGCTGGCGGGGCGACGCCTGCGTCGCCGACCCACATGGTGGGCGGTGTTCCCCACCAGCAGGTCGCGCAGGATCCGCGTTCGCTGCGTCCCACGGCCACCCAGGCCGTCGTCATCTCGCGCCCGCTCATCCAGGTGCGCCGCGTCACGCCCACCACGAGCGCGGGCCGGCAGTACCCCATGGCGCCCGGCAAGAGCGCCATCGGTGAGAAGCGCGAGTACAAGGTCGTTCCGGACCACCTGGGCCGGGGCCGCGAGCTCGTCGACGTCTCCAAGAACAAGGAGAAGGAGAAGGCAGGCGGGCGTGGCAAGAAGGGCGCTCCGGGCACCGAGGGCGGCATCTCCAAGCAGGAGATGACGGACCTGGTGTGGGGCCGCGTCACCATCCCCGTCCGGGGCAAGAAGAAGAAGCCCACGAAGAAGGGCGCCAAGACGCAGATCACCCAGATGGCCGAGGAGAAGAAGGTCATCAAGATCCAGGAGGGCATCAGCGTGTCCGACCTGGGCCAGCGCATGGGTGTGCGCACCAACGAGCTCATCAAGAAGCTCATGGGCCTGGGCAAGATGGCCACGGCCAACCAGGTCATCGACGCGGAGACCACCGAGCTGCTCGCCACCGACTACGGCTGGCGCGTGGAGAAGGCGGGCTTCGAGGTCGAGGACTTCCTGCCCGAGGTCCAGGTGCGCCCCGAGGACGAGCGTCCGCGTCCGCCGGTCGTCACCGTCATGGGCCACGTCGACCACGGCAAGACGAGCCTGCTCGACGCCATCCGCGCCGCCAACGTGGCCGCGGGCGAGGCCGGTGGCATCACCCAGCACATCGGCGCCTACTCGGTGAAGACGTCGCGCGGCGACATCACCTTCCTCGACACGCCGGGCCACGAGGCCTTCACGGCCATGCGCGCCCGCGGCGCCAACGTGACGGACATCGTGGTGCTGGTGGTGGCCGCCGATGACGGCGTGATGCCCCAGACGATCGAGTCCATCAAGCAGGCCAAGGCCGCCGAGGTGCCCATCGTCGTCGCCATCAACAAGATGGACGTGCCGGGCGCCAACCCGGACCGCGTGAAGAAGGACCTGGCCAACCACGAGCTCACTCCGGAAGAGTGGGGCGGCGAGACCATCATGGTCCCCGTGTCGGCCAAGCAGAAGATGGGCATCGACCTGCTGCTGGAGAACATCGCGCTGCAGGCCGAGGTGCTCGAGCTCACGAGCAACCCGTCGCGTCCGGCGGTGGGCGCCATCATCGAGGCCAAGCTGGAGAAGGGCCGCGGTCCCGTGGCCACCGTGCTGGTGCAGGAGGGCACGCTCAAGGTGGGCGACGCCGTCGTCACCGGCACCCACTTCGGCCGCGTGCGCGCCATGAACAACAGCCGTGGCGAGGCCGTGAAGGAAGTGCTCCCGGGCTACTCGGCGGAGGTCATCGGTCTGTCCGGTGTCCCCACCGCCGGCGAGACGCTCAACGCCGTGGCGGACGAGAAGGCCGCCAAGGAGATCGCCACCCACCGCGCCATGAAGGGCCGGGAGGCGGAGCTGGGCAAGGCCAACACCCGCGAGACGCTCGAGCAGCTCTTCGCCAAGACGAAGGCGGGTGGCGGTCCCAAGGAACTGCGGCTCGTCATCAAGGCGGACGTGCAGGGCTCGGCCGAGGCCGTCAAGGAAGCGGTGCAGAAGCTGTCCACGCACAAGGTCCGGGTGGAGATCATCCACGCGGGCGTGGGCGCCATGACCGAGGGCGACGTGATGCGCGCGGCCGCCTCCAAGGGCATGGTGGTGGGCTTCAACGTGAAGCCCGAGTCCGGCACCGAGGCCGCCGCCAAGGCCCAGGAAGTGACGCTGGAGACCTACGGCATCATCTACGAGCTCATCGACGGTGTCCGGAAGTCCATGGAGGACCTCCTCGAGCCCATCCGCACCGAGCGCAAGCTGGGCCGTGCGGAGGTGCGCAACACCTTCAACGTGCCGAAGCTGGGCACCATCGCCGGTGCGGCGGTGCTCGATGGCGTCATGAAGCGTGGCGCCTTCATCCGCCTGCTGCGCGACAGCAAGCAGATGTACTCGGGGAAGATGGCCTCGCTGCGACGCTTCAAGGACGACGTGAAGGAAGTCGCCCAGGGCTTCGAGTGCGGTATCGGCATCGAGAACTACAGCGATCTCAAGCCCGGCGACATCATCGAGGCCTACGAGATCGAGGAGACGCGGCCGAGCCTGAGCTAG
- the rimP gene encoding ribosome maturation factor RimP: MAENIKQTVEARAQSVLEPIVAGEGLELLEVEFVREHEGWVLRLFIDKPGGRVGLDECSQVSRAVDTVLDVEDLIPHEYNLEVSSPGVNRPLKKPQHYERVKGQRVKVKTFGPIGEPPRKNFTGTLTEVAADAISVDVEGAGSFRIPFKDIAKANLEFEF, encoded by the coding sequence ATGGCGGAGAACATCAAGCAGACGGTGGAGGCGAGGGCACAATCGGTGCTCGAGCCCATCGTTGCGGGCGAGGGGCTGGAGCTCCTCGAGGTGGAGTTCGTCCGCGAGCACGAGGGCTGGGTCCTGCGCCTGTTCATCGACAAGCCCGGTGGGCGGGTGGGCCTGGATGAGTGTTCGCAGGTGTCGCGGGCGGTGGACACGGTGTTGGACGTGGAGGACCTGATTCCCCACGAGTACAACCTGGAGGTGTCCAGCCCGGGCGTGAACCGTCCCCTGAAGAAGCCGCAGCATTACGAGCGGGTGAAGGGCCAGCGGGTGAAGGTGAAGACCTTCGGGCCCATCGGGGAGCCGCCACGCAAGAACTTCACCGGCACGCTCACCGAGGTGGCGGCCGACGCCATCAGCGTGGACGTGGAAGGAGCGGGCAGCTTCCGCATCCCCTTCAAGGACATCGCCAAGGCCAATCTGGAGTTCGAGTTCTAG
- a CDS encoding carbon-nitrogen hydrolase family protein, with translation MHLIAAAQMVSTADKTHNLDSAARLVQRAADLGARLVGLPENFSWMGPEEERASAAETLDGPSLSRMAELARERKVTLLAGSILEQGAPGGRFYNTTVVFGPDGSRLAVYRKMHLFDVDVGDGKPYRESAAVAPGNEVVVADTEVGRLGLSICYDLRFPELYRRLATGGATLLAVPAAFTLMTGKDHWEVLLRARAIENQCYLFAPAQGGRHSPQRVTWGHAMVVDPWGLVTARASEGEGLAVAAMDTELLARIRRNLPCLQHRRLE, from the coding sequence ATGCACCTCATCGCCGCCGCCCAGATGGTGTCCACCGCGGACAAGACCCACAACCTCGATTCGGCCGCCCGGCTCGTCCAGCGGGCCGCCGACCTGGGAGCCCGACTCGTCGGTCTGCCCGAGAACTTCAGCTGGATGGGCCCGGAGGAGGAGAGGGCCTCCGCCGCCGAGACGCTCGACGGCCCCTCGCTCTCGCGCATGGCCGAGCTGGCACGCGAGCGCAAGGTGACCCTCCTGGCCGGCTCCATCCTCGAGCAGGGGGCGCCGGGAGGTCGGTTCTACAACACCACGGTCGTCTTCGGCCCGGATGGCTCGCGGCTGGCGGTGTACCGGAAGATGCACCTGTTCGACGTGGACGTGGGCGATGGCAAGCCCTACCGCGAGTCCGCGGCGGTGGCCCCCGGCAACGAGGTGGTGGTGGCGGACACCGAGGTGGGACGGCTGGGGCTGTCCATCTGCTACGACCTGCGCTTTCCCGAGCTCTACCGGCGCCTGGCGACGGGAGGCGCCACGTTGCTCGCCGTGCCGGCGGCCTTCACGCTGATGACGGGCAAGGACCACTGGGAGGTGCTGCTGCGCGCGCGCGCCATCGAGAACCAGTGCTACCTCTTCGCCCCGGCCCAGGGCGGGCGGCACTCGCCCCAGCGCGTCACCTGGGGCCATGCCATGGTGGTGGATCCCTGGGGACTGGTGACAGCCCGGGCCTCCGAGGGAGAAGGGCTCGCCGTGGCAGCGATGGATACCGAACTGCTCGCGCGCATCCGGCGAAATCTGCCTTGCCTGCAACACCGTCGACTGGAATGA